In Perca fluviatilis chromosome 18, GENO_Pfluv_1.0, whole genome shotgun sequence, one genomic interval encodes:
- the LOC120546711 gene encoding adenosine receptor A1-like, with product MENTTALLTLYTSPFLQPLQDSWTPSSSNTNSSLTSPPPADLAISPNVAYMAAELVIAFLSTVGNVLVCAAVAINRKLHTVTNYFLVSLAVADICVGVIAIPCAILTDIGLPRHSLYLCLLMLSVLIMFTQSSIFSLLAVAVERYVAIFMPFRYQVLMTPRNAVLVILTTWLLAFIIGLVPLMGWYKTPPESGNCFFVLVVDMTYMVYFNFFACVLTPLAIMFLIYAHIFVMVKRQVRRIASEQSGRGERQTRAAASMRREMKTATTLFLVLFLFTICWIPLHIINCFLLLCPHCPVPLELLLTAIILSHANSAVNPFLYAYTMTAFRDTFKAIFMCCGTLRDREASNAASGDDRDGAAVRNAHQS from the coding sequence ATGGAGAACACCACTGCACTGTTGACCCTCTACACTTCTCCTTTCCTGCAGCCTTTACAAGACTCCTGGACTCCTTCCTCCTCCAATACCAACTCCTCTCTTACTTCGCCTCCGCCTGCTGACCTGGCGATTTCCCCTAATGTGGCGTACATGGCGGCTGAGCTCGTCATCGCCTTTCTCTCGACAGTCGGCAATGTCCTGGTCTGTGCTGCCGTGGCCATCAACCGCAAGTTACACACTGTCACCAACTACTTCCTGGTCTCGCTCGCAGTCGCTGACATCTGTGTGGGCGTGATTGCCATCCCCTGTGCCATCCTGACGGACATTGGTTTACCACGTCACAGCCTCTACCTGTGTCTGCTCATGCTgagtgttttaataatgttcacCCAGAGCTCCATCTTCAGCCTGCTGGCAGTGGCTGTGGAGCGCTACGTGGCCATCTTCATGCCATTCCGCTACCAGGTCCTGATGACGCCTCGCAACGCCGTGCTCGTGATCCTGACCACGTGGCTGCTGGCCTTTATCATCGGGCTTGTGCCTCTGATGGGCTGGTATAAGACACCACCTGAATCGGGCAACTGTTTCTTTGTCTTGGTGGTGGACATGACCTACATGGTCTATTTCAACTTCTTTGCCTGTGTGCTGACACCCTTAGCGATCATGTTTCTCATCTATGCCCACATTTTTGTCATGGTCAAGCGGCAGGTAAGGCGCATCGCATCCGAGCAAAGTGGCAGAGGGGAGCGACAGACGAGAGCTGCAGCAAGCATGCGCAGAGAGATGAAGACTGCCACTACACTTTTTCTGGTTCTGTTCCTCTTCACAATCTGCTGGATCCCACTCCACATCATCAActgcttcctgctgctctgCCCACACTGCCCTGTGCCGCTGGAGCTTCTGCTCACTGCCATCATCCTGTCACACGCCAACTCTGCTGTCAACCCCTTCCTGTATGCATACACGATGACAGCTTTCAGGGACACCTTTAAGGCAATTTTCATGTGCTGCGGGACGCTGCGAGACAGAGAGGCTTCAAATGCAGCCAGCGGGGATGATAGAGACGGGGCGGCTGTTCGAAACGCACACCAGAGCTAA